A window of the Butyricimonas faecalis genome harbors these coding sequences:
- a CDS encoding YebC/PmpR family DNA-binding transcriptional regulator produces the protein MGRAFEYRKARKLKRWGNMARTFTRIGKEIDIAVKAGGPDPANNTRLRILIQNAKAENMPKENVERAIKRAVSKDTSDYKEIVYEGYGPFGIAIVVETATDNNTRTVANVRHCFNKYGGSLGTTGSLDFLFDRKCVFKINRPENFDLEEFELEMIDYGADEIFEDDENHVIIYGSFEAFGTIQKYLEDNHYEMVSGEFERIPLDTKELTDEQRETVDKLLEKLEEDDDVTNVYHNIKE, from the coding sequence ATGGGAAGAGCGTTCGAATACCGTAAAGCACGGAAGCTAAAGAGATGGGGCAACATGGCCCGTACGTTTACCAGAATAGGAAAAGAGATTGATATCGCCGTAAAAGCCGGAGGTCCGGACCCAGCGAATAATACTCGTTTACGTATACTTATCCAAAACGCCAAGGCAGAAAACATGCCGAAAGAAAACGTCGAAAGAGCTATCAAACGCGCCGTTTCAAAAGACACTTCCGACTACAAGGAGATCGTTTACGAGGGATATGGTCCTTTCGGTATCGCCATCGTGGTAGAAACCGCAACCGACAACAACACCCGTACCGTTGCCAATGTACGTCACTGCTTCAATAAATATGGCGGTTCTTTAGGAACAACCGGAAGCTTGGACTTCTTGTTCGACCGGAAATGCGTGTTCAAAATTAACCGTCCGGAGAATTTCGACCTGGAAGAATTCGAATTGGAAATGATTGATTACGGTGCCGACGAAATTTTCGAGGATGACGAGAACCACGTGATCATCTACGGTTCTTTCGAAGCGTTCGGAACAATCCAAAAATATTTGGAAGACAACCACTATGAAATGGTAAGTGGAGAATTCGAACGTATTCCTCTTGATACAAAAGAGTTAACCGACGAACAAAGAGAAACCGTGGACAAACTGCTGGAAAAATTGGAAGAAGATGATGACGTAACCAACGTTTATCACAACATTAAAGAATAA
- a CDS encoding leucine-rich repeat domain-containing protein — translation MRTYLMRLYNDNDGPNWRFNHNWGSNLPINRWNGVLYENGRLDLRLGELGVKGKVDLSGCRALVELHASKNEITEVDLSDCSMLEEVYLINNKISKIKVDGCLSLRKLDVGYNEIENLSVGWCTTLDVLSFEYNRLESIDLSRCVELQEIDCAVNQMKSLVIPHRQKLRSVFCYENSIKELDLSGAPYLSIISCFNNDMKNLTFDNNGRLYIFWCFGNRIGGEIPEWMDKISQFEHDARYEYPDDGSTPYIDDGSGWWYPGEPASGHHAR, via the coding sequence GTGCGCACTTACCTTATGCGTCTTTACAACGACAACGACGGTCCGAACTGGCGTTTCAATCACAACTGGGGTTCAAACCTGCCTATCAATCGTTGGAACGGAGTCCTTTATGAAAATGGGCGTCTCGATCTACGCCTCGGCGAATTAGGAGTCAAGGGTAAGGTAGACCTATCGGGCTGTAGGGCACTCGTGGAACTTCACGCCTCCAAGAACGAGATTACCGAAGTCGATCTATCCGATTGTTCGATGCTTGAAGAGGTCTATCTGATAAACAACAAAATTTCCAAAATCAAGGTCGACGGCTGTCTATCGCTCCGCAAACTCGATGTCGGTTACAACGAGATTGAGAACCTTTCCGTGGGATGGTGCACAACCCTCGACGTGCTTAGTTTCGAGTATAACCGATTGGAATCAATCGACCTCAGCCGTTGTGTGGAACTGCAGGAAATCGATTGTGCCGTCAACCAAATGAAAAGCCTCGTCATCCCTCACCGACAGAAACTGCGCAGTGTATTCTGCTACGAGAACTCCATCAAAGAACTTGATCTGAGCGGTGCCCCTTACCTTAGCATAATCAGTTGTTTCAATAACGACATGAAGAACCTCACGTTTGACAACAACGGACGCTTGTATATTTTTTGGTGTTTCGGCAACCGCATCGGTGGCGAAATCCCTGAATGGATGGACAAAATATCGCAATTCGAGCACGATGCGCGCTACGAATACCCTGACGACGGCTCTACGCCCTACATTGACGACGGTTCTGGCTGGTGGTATCCCGGCGAACCCGCCTCCGGCCACCATGCGAGATAA
- a CDS encoding helix-turn-helix domain-containing protein, with amino-acid sequence MTTKQENKGKIKNTEIELYVINKVKEYRIAAKMSQRKLCMELRLSPTYVFCAENPKYTAKYNLNQLNELAKIFKCSIADFLPSPYVETDTIEEYMDLHPQVRIRNEKMIKEAEEKGRKKREKKEKTRVKKQ; translated from the coding sequence ATGACAACAAAGCAGGAAAATAAAGGAAAGATTAAGAATACGGAAATAGAACTTTATGTTATCAATAAAGTTAAAGAATATAGAATAGCTGCGAAAATGAGCCAAAGAAAACTCTGTATGGAATTGAGATTAAGCCCTACTTACGTGTTTTGTGCAGAGAATCCCAAATATACGGCGAAATATAATTTGAATCAACTGAATGAACTCGCTAAAATTTTCAAATGTTCGATAGCTGATTTTCTGCCTTCTCCTTACGTGGAAACGGATACAATTGAAGAATACATGGATTTGCATCCCCAAGTAAGAATAAGGAATGAAAAAATGATAAAGGAGGCTGAGGAGAAAGGACGAAAAAAGAGAGAAAAGAAAGAGAAAACAAGAGTGAAAAAGCAATAA
- a CDS encoding helix-turn-helix domain-containing protein, with the protein MITTETENRTTKTEIELYVINKVKELRKAANLSQEKLSLELKLDSSFVGHAERLKREEKYNLNHINEIAKYFDVPIASLFPPQYLKTDCIEEYWEKHPKQRKKYDQKPEW; encoded by the coding sequence ATGATAACAACAGAAACTGAAAACAGAACAACCAAAACCGAGATCGAGCTATACGTGATTAATAAGGTAAAAGAGTTGAGAAAAGCTGCAAATCTGAGTCAAGAAAAATTGTCATTAGAGCTAAAATTAGATAGTTCTTTTGTTGGGCATGCAGAAAGATTAAAGCGAGAGGAAAAATATAATTTAAACCACATTAATGAAATTGCCAAATATTTTGATGTGCCTATTGCCAGCCTTTTCCCTCCTCAATATCTAAAAACAGATTGCATTGAAGAGTACTGGGAAAAGCATCCAAAACAAAGAAAAAAATATGATCAGAAACCGGAATGGTAG